A stretch of Pseudomonas sp. 7SR1 DNA encodes these proteins:
- the rpsD gene encoding 30S ribosomal protein S4, with protein sequence MARYIGPKCKLARREGTDLFLKSGVRAIESKCNIEAAPGIHGQRRGRQSDYGTQLREKQKVRRIYGVLERQFSGYYKEAAGKKGATGENLLQLLECRLDNVVYRMGFGSTRAESRQLVSHKSISVNGQTVNVPSYQVRAGDVVAVREKAKNQLRIVQALDLCAQRGRVEWVEVDTEKKSGVFKNVPARSDLSADINESLIVELYSK encoded by the coding sequence ATGGCTCGTTACATTGGTCCAAAATGCAAACTCGCTCGTCGCGAAGGCACCGATCTCTTCCTGAAGAGCGGCGTGCGCGCGATCGAATCGAAGTGCAACATCGAAGCAGCACCTGGTATCCACGGCCAGCGCCGCGGTCGCCAGTCCGATTACGGCACCCAACTGCGTGAGAAGCAGAAGGTTCGTCGTATCTACGGCGTTCTCGAGCGTCAGTTCAGCGGCTACTACAAAGAAGCAGCTGGCAAGAAAGGCGCAACCGGCGAAAACCTGTTGCAACTGCTCGAATGCCGTCTGGACAACGTTGTATACCGTATGGGCTTCGGTTCTACTCGTGCCGAATCCCGTCAGCTGGTATCGCACAAGTCGATCAGCGTTAACGGTCAGACCGTAAACGTTCCGTCCTACCAGGTTCGTGCTGGTGACGTGGTTGCTGTTCGCGAGAAAGCAAAGAATCAACTTCGCATTGTCCAAGCTCTCGATCTGTGTGCCCAACGTGGCCGCGTAGAATGGGTAGAAGTAGACACTGAGAAGAAGTCGGGCGTTTTCAAGAACGTTCCAGCTCGCAGTGATCTGTCCGCCGACATCAACGAAAGCCTGATTGTCGAGCTCTACTCCAAGTAA
- the rplQ gene encoding 50S ribosomal protein L17 yields the protein MRHRKSGRHLSRTSSHRKAMFQNMAVSLFEHELIKTTLPKAKELRRVAEPLITLAKTDSLANRRLAFDRTRSKAIVGKLFNDLGKRYATREGGYLRILKCGFRAGDNAPMAYVELVDRATGGEAVSAE from the coding sequence ATGCGTCATCGTAAAAGTGGTCGTCACCTGAGCCGCACCAGCTCGCACCGCAAGGCCATGTTCCAGAACATGGCGGTGTCGCTGTTCGAGCACGAGCTGATCAAAACTACACTGCCGAAAGCCAAAGAACTGCGCCGCGTTGCCGAGCCGCTGATCACTCTGGCCAAGACAGACAGCCTGGCTAACCGCCGCCTGGCTTTCGACCGTACTCGTTCGAAAGCTATCGTTGGTAAGCTCTTCAACGACCTGGGCAAGCGTTACGCTACCCGTGAGGGTGGCTACCTGCGCATCCTCAAGTGCGGTTTCCGCGCTGGCGACAACGCGCCTATGGCGTACGTCGAGTTGGTTGATCGTGCTACCGGCGGTGAAGCTGTATCCGCTGAGTAA
- the uvrA gene encoding excinuclease ABC subunit UvrA, which translates to MDKILIRGARTHNLKNIDLTLPRDKLIVITGLSGSGKSSLAFDTLYAEGQRRYVESLSAYARQFLSMMEKPDVDTIEGLSPAISIEQKSTSHNPRSTVGTITEIYDYLRLLYARVGIPRCPDHDIPLEAQTVSQMVDLVLAQPEGSKLMLLAPVVRERKGEHLLVFEELRAQGFVRARVNGKLCELDELPKLDKQKKHSIDVVVDRFKVRPDLQQRLAESFETALKLADGIALVAPMDDEPGEEIIFSARFACPVCGHAISELEPKLFSFNNPAGACPTCDGLGVKQFFDTKRLVNGELTLAEGAIRGWDRRNVYYFQMLGSLAAHYKFSLDKPFNELPADRQQYILHGSGSQNVDFKYLNDRGDIVKRSHPFEGIVPNLERRYRETESASVREELAKFLSTQPCPDCRGTRLRREARHVWVGEKTLPAVTNLPIGDATDYFGGLKLTGRRGEIADKILKEIRERLQFLVNVGLDYLTLDRSADTLSGGEAQRIRLASQIGAGLVGVMYILDEPSIGLHQRDNDRLLGTLKHLRDIGNTVIVVEHDEDAIRLADYVVDIGPGAGVHGGHIVAQGTAAEVMAHPDSLTGKYLSGRVKIKVPAKRTPRNKKLSLTLKGARGNNLRNVDLEIPIGLLTCVTGVSGSGKSTLINNTLFPLSATALNGATTLEAAAHDSIKGLEHLDKVVDIDQSPIGRTPRSNPATYTGLFTPIRELFAGVPESRSRGYGPGRFSFNVKGGRCEACQGDGLIKVEMHFLPDIYVPCDVCKSKRYNRETLEIKYKGKNIHETLEMTIEEAREFFDAVPALARKLQTLMDVGLSYIKLGQSATTLSGGEAQRVKLSRELSKRDTGKTLYILDEPTTGLHFADIQQLLDVLHRLRDHGNTVVVIEHNLDVIKTADWLVDLGPEGGSKGGQIIAVGTPEQVAQMKQSHTGHYLKPLLERDRD; encoded by the coding sequence TTTCGACACCCTGTACGCCGAAGGCCAGCGACGCTATGTCGAATCGCTGTCGGCCTACGCCCGGCAATTCCTGTCGATGATGGAAAAACCCGACGTCGACACCATCGAAGGCCTGTCGCCGGCGATTTCCATCGAACAGAAATCGACTTCCCATAACCCCCGATCGACGGTCGGCACCATCACCGAGATCTACGACTACCTGCGCCTGCTCTACGCGCGAGTCGGGATCCCCCGCTGCCCCGATCACGACATCCCCCTGGAAGCCCAGACCGTCAGCCAGATGGTCGACCTGGTACTGGCCCAGCCCGAAGGCAGCAAGCTGATGCTGCTGGCACCGGTCGTCCGCGAGCGCAAGGGCGAGCACCTGCTGGTCTTCGAAGAGCTGCGAGCCCAGGGCTTCGTGCGGGCCCGGGTCAACGGCAAGTTGTGCGAACTGGACGAACTGCCGAAGCTGGATAAACAGAAGAAGCATTCGATCGATGTGGTGGTGGACCGCTTCAAGGTCCGACCCGACCTGCAACAACGCCTGGCCGAGTCCTTCGAGACCGCCTTGAAGCTGGCCGACGGCATTGCCCTGGTCGCGCCGATGGACGACGAACCCGGTGAGGAAATCATTTTTTCCGCACGCTTCGCCTGCCCGGTCTGCGGCCATGCCATCAGCGAGCTGGAACCCAAGCTGTTCTCCTTCAACAACCCGGCGGGCGCCTGCCCGACGTGCGATGGCCTGGGGGTCAAGCAGTTCTTCGACACCAAGCGCCTGGTCAATGGCGAACTGACCCTGGCCGAAGGCGCGATTCGCGGCTGGGACAGGCGCAACGTCTATTACTTCCAGATGCTCGGGTCCCTGGCGGCCCACTACAAGTTCAGCCTGGACAAGCCGTTCAACGAACTGCCCGCCGACCGGCAGCAGTACATCCTGCACGGCAGCGGCTCGCAGAACGTCGACTTCAAGTACTTGAACGACCGCGGCGACATCGTCAAGCGCTCCCACCCGTTCGAAGGCATCGTGCCGAACCTCGAGCGGCGCTACCGTGAGACCGAATCGGCGAGCGTGCGCGAAGAGCTGGCCAAGTTTCTCAGCACCCAGCCCTGCCCCGACTGTCGTGGCACCCGTTTGCGGCGGGAGGCCCGGCATGTCTGGGTGGGCGAGAAGACCTTGCCGGCGGTGACCAACCTACCGATCGGCGATGCCACCGACTATTTCGGCGGCCTCAAGCTCACCGGGCGCCGCGGCGAAATCGCGGACAAGATTCTCAAGGAGATTCGTGAACGCTTGCAGTTCCTGGTGAATGTCGGCCTGGACTACCTGACCCTCGATCGCAGCGCGGACACCTTGTCCGGCGGCGAAGCCCAGCGCATCCGCCTGGCCAGCCAGATCGGCGCGGGCCTAGTGGGGGTGATGTACATCCTCGACGAACCTTCCATCGGCCTGCACCAACGGGACAACGATCGGCTGCTGGGGACCCTGAAGCATTTGCGGGACATCGGCAACACGGTGATCGTGGTGGAGCACGATGAAGACGCGATCCGCCTGGCGGACTACGTGGTGGATATCGGCCCCGGTGCGGGGGTACATGGCGGGCATATCGTGGCGCAGGGCACTGCCGCCGAGGTCATGGCCCATCCTGACTCCCTGACCGGCAAATACCTGTCCGGCCGTGTGAAGATAAAGGTCCCGGCCAAACGTACGCCGCGCAACAAGAAGCTGTCCCTGACCCTCAAGGGGGCCCGTGGCAACAACCTGCGCAACGTTGACCTGGAGATCCCGATCGGTCTGCTCACCTGTGTCACCGGCGTATCCGGCTCCGGCAAATCCACCCTGATCAACAACACCCTGTTCCCTCTCAGCGCCACGGCCCTGAACGGCGCAACCACCCTGGAAGCGGCGGCTCACGACAGCATCAAGGGCCTGGAGCACCTGGACAAGGTGGTCGACATCGACCAGAGCCCGATCGGCCGTACGCCGCGTTCGAACCCGGCGACCTACACCGGCTTGTTCACGCCGATTCGTGAGCTGTTCGCCGGCGTGCCCGAATCCCGTTCCCGGGGCTACGGCCCGGGCCGGTTCTCGTTCAACGTCAAGGGCGGGCGCTGCGAAGCGTGCCAGGGCGATGGCCTGATCAAGGTGGAGATGCACTTCCTTCCGGACATCTATGTGCCGTGCGACGTGTGCAAGAGCAAGCGCTACAACCGCGAAACCCTGGAGATCAAATACAAGGGCAAGAACATCCACGAAACCCTCGAGATGACCATCGAAGAGGCGCGGGAGTTCTTCGACGCGGTGCCGGCCCTGGCACGCAAGCTCCAGACGCTGATGGACGTGGGCCTGTCCTACATCAAGCTTGGGCAGTCGGCGACAACCTTGTCCGGGGGGGAGGCCCAACGGGTCAAGCTGTCCCGGGAACTGTCAAAGCGCGACACCGGCAAGACCCTGTACATCCTCGACGAACCGACCACGGGCTTGCACTTTGCCGATATCCAGCAATTGCTCGACGTGCTGCATCGTCTTCGCGACCACGGCAACACCGTGGTGGTGATCGAGCACAATCTGGACGTGATCAAGACCGCCGACTGGCTGGTGGACCTTGGGCCGGAAGGTGGCTCCAAGGGTGGCCAGATCATCGCGGTGGGGACGCCCGAGCAAGTGGCGCAGATGAAGCAATCCCATACCGGTCACTACCTCAAGCCTCTGCTGGAGCGCGACCGGGATTGA
- a CDS encoding catalase, with product MSQTKTLTTASGAPVADNQNSRSAGPRGPLLLDDFHLIEKLAHFNRENIPERRVHAKGSGAYGTFTVTRDITQYTCAKLFESVGKQTPTFLRFSTVGGERGSADTERDPRGFALKFYTEEGNWDIVGNNTPVFFIRDPLKFPDFIHTQKRLPQSNLKSAQMMWDFWSHSPEALHQVTILFSDRGIPDGYRHMHGFGSHTYSLINAQGERHWVKWHYKTKQGIKNLSPAEAARLAGTDPDYAQRDLFNAIERGDFPKWSVCIQIMTEAQAAAHYENPFDVTKTWSQKEFPLIEVGELELNRNPLNYFAEVEQAAFGPSNMVPGVGLSPDRMLQGRVFAYADAHRYRVGTNHQQLPVNAPRSPVNTYQRDGAMAFGSNGGAAPNYEPNSYVEAPKQAPRYAEPALALSGAADRYDHREDTDYYSHAGALFRLMNDEQKALLISNIAGAMAGVSADVVDRQLQHFFKADAAYGEGIAKALGVQLN from the coding sequence ATGAGCCAGACCAAAACGCTTACGACAGCAAGCGGCGCTCCTGTCGCCGATAACCAGAATTCTCGCTCTGCGGGCCCCCGTGGCCCGTTGCTGCTCGATGACTTCCACCTTATCGAGAAGCTCGCTCACTTCAACCGCGAGAATATCCCCGAGCGCCGCGTGCACGCCAAAGGCTCGGGCGCCTACGGCACATTCACCGTGACACGGGATATCACCCAATACACCTGTGCTAAATTGTTCGAGTCTGTCGGCAAGCAGACGCCTACTTTCCTGCGGTTTTCCACTGTGGGGGGCGAGCGAGGCTCTGCCGATACTGAGCGCGATCCCCGTGGTTTCGCCCTGAAGTTCTACACCGAGGAAGGTAACTGGGACATTGTGGGTAACAACACGCCGGTATTCTTCATTCGCGATCCGCTGAAGTTCCCGGACTTTATCCACACCCAGAAACGTCTGCCGCAAAGTAACCTGAAAAGCGCCCAGATGATGTGGGATTTCTGGTCGCATTCGCCTGAGGCCCTGCACCAGGTCACCATTCTGTTCTCTGACCGCGGCATTCCTGACGGCTATCGCCACATGCACGGCTTTGGTAGCCACACCTACAGCTTGATCAATGCACAGGGTGAGCGTCACTGGGTCAAATGGCACTACAAGACCAAGCAAGGCATCAAGAACCTGTCGCCGGCCGAGGCCGCTCGCCTGGCGGGTACTGATCCGGATTACGCCCAGCGTGACCTGTTCAACGCCATTGAGCGCGGTGATTTCCCGAAATGGAGCGTCTGCATCCAGATCATGACCGAAGCCCAGGCTGCTGCGCATTACGAAAATCCGTTCGATGTGACCAAGACCTGGTCGCAGAAAGAGTTTCCGCTGATTGAAGTCGGCGAACTGGAGCTCAACCGCAACCCTCTGAACTACTTCGCTGAAGTGGAGCAAGCAGCGTTTGGGCCCAGCAACATGGTGCCAGGTGTGGGGCTTTCGCCGGACCGCATGTTGCAAGGCCGCGTATTCGCCTACGCGGATGCGCACCGCTACCGTGTCGGCACCAATCATCAGCAGTTGCCGGTGAATGCTCCGCGCAGCCCGGTCAACACCTATCAGCGCGACGGCGCCATGGCGTTCGGCAGCAACGGTGGTGCAGCGCCCAACTACGAGCCGAACAGCTATGTGGAGGCGCCGAAGCAGGCACCACGTTATGCGGAGCCGGCTCTGGCCTTGAGCGGGGCGGCCGATCGCTACGATCATCGCGAGGATACTGACTACTACAGCCATGCGGGGGCGCTGTTCCGCTTGATGAACGACGAGCAGAAAGCGCTGTTGATCAGTAATATCGCCGGTGCGATGGCGGGTGTCTCGGCAGACGTCGTCGACCGTCAATTGCAGCACTTCTTCAAGGCAGACGCCGCTTACGGCGAAGGCATCGCAAAGGCGTTGGGCGTACAGCTTAACTAA
- the bfr gene encoding bacterioferritin: MQGHPDVIDYLNTLLTGELAARDQYFIHSRMYEDWGFTELYERINHEMEEETQHADALMRRILMLEGTPRMRADDLDIGTTVPEMLAADLRLEYKVRAALCKGIELCEQHNDYVTREILRVQLNDTEEDHTYWLEKQLGLIKLIGLENYLQSQC, translated from the coding sequence ATGCAAGGTCACCCAGACGTAATCGATTACCTCAACACGCTGCTGACCGGTGAGCTGGCGGCACGTGATCAATATTTCATCCATTCGCGGATGTACGAGGATTGGGGTTTTACCGAGCTCTACGAACGTATCAACCATGAGATGGAAGAAGAGACTCAGCACGCTGATGCACTCATGCGCCGGATCCTGATGCTTGAAGGCACTCCACGCATGCGCGCAGACGACCTGGATATCGGAACCACCGTGCCCGAAATGCTGGCCGCTGACTTGCGTCTGGAATACAAGGTCCGCGCGGCGTTGTGCAAAGGCATCGAACTGTGCGAGCAACACAACGACTACGTGACCCGCGAGATCCTGCGCGTCCAGCTCAACGATACCGAGGAAGACCACACCTACTGGCTTGAGAAGCAGTTGGGGCTGATCAAGTTGATCGGGTTGGAAAACTACCTGCAGTCGCAGTGCTGA
- a CDS encoding DNA-directed RNA polymerase subunit alpha, translating to MQISVNEFLTPRHIDVQVVSPTRAKITLEPLERGFGHTLGNALRRILLSSMPGCAVVEAEIDGVLHEYSAIEGVQEDVIEILLNLKGLAIKLHGRDEVTLTLSKKGSGVVTAADIQLDHDVEIVNPDHVIANLASNGALNMKLTVARGRGYEPADSRQSDEDESRSIGRLQLDSSFSPVRRIAYVVENARVEQRTNLDKLVIDLETNGTLDPEEAIRRAATILQQQLAAFVDLKGDSEPVVVEQEDEIDPILLRPVDDLELTVRSANCLKAENIYYIGDLIQRTEVELLKTPNLGKKSLTEIKDVLASRGLSLGMRLDNWPPASLKKDDKATA from the coding sequence ATGCAGATTTCGGTAAATGAGTTCCTGACACCCCGCCATATCGATGTGCAGGTTGTCAGTCCAACCCGCGCCAAGATCACACTCGAGCCTCTCGAGCGTGGTTTCGGCCACACCCTGGGCAACGCGCTGCGCCGCATCCTGTTGTCCTCAATGCCCGGCTGTGCAGTAGTCGAGGCCGAGATTGACGGTGTACTCCATGAGTACAGCGCGATCGAAGGCGTACAGGAAGATGTCATTGAAATCCTGTTGAACCTTAAAGGCCTGGCTATCAAGCTGCACGGTCGTGACGAAGTTACGCTGACCTTGTCGAAGAAGGGTTCGGGGGTGGTTACCGCTGCCGATATTCAGCTGGATCATGATGTCGAGATCGTTAACCCCGATCACGTAATCGCTAACCTGGCGTCTAACGGCGCCCTGAACATGAAGCTCACCGTAGCTCGTGGTCGTGGTTATGAGCCGGCAGACTCGCGTCAGAGCGATGAAGACGAAAGCCGCAGCATCGGTCGCTTGCAGCTTGACTCTTCGTTCAGCCCGGTTCGCCGTATCGCATACGTGGTGGAAAACGCCCGTGTCGAGCAGCGTACTAACCTGGACAAGCTGGTTATTGATCTGGAAACCAACGGTACCCTGGATCCTGAAGAGGCTATCCGTCGTGCTGCAACCATCCTGCAACAGCAGTTGGCTGCGTTCGTCGACCTCAAGGGTGACAGTGAGCCAGTGGTTGTCGAGCAGGAAGACGAGATCGATCCGATCCTGCTTCGCCCGGTTGACGATCTGGAACTGACTGTACGTTCGGCTAACTGCCTTAAGGCGGAAAACATCTACTACATCGGCGACCTGATTCAGCGTACCGAAGTAGAGCTGTTGAAGACTCCGAACCTTGGCAAGAAATCCTTGACTGAAATCAAGGACGTTCTGGCCTCCCGCGGTCTGTCCCTCGGCATGCGCCTCGACAACTGGCCGCCTGCAAGTCTTAAGAAGGACGACAAGGCGACTGCCTGA
- the rpsK gene encoding 30S ribosomal protein S11 produces MAKPAARPRKKVKKTVVDGIAHIHASFNNTIVTITDRQGNALSWATSGGSGFRGSRKSTPFAAQVAAERAGQAALEYGLKNLDVNVKGPGPGRESAVRALNGCGYKIASITDVTPIPHNGCRPPKKRRV; encoded by the coding sequence ATGGCAAAACCTGCTGCTCGTCCTCGTAAAAAAGTTAAAAAGACAGTGGTTGATGGCATCGCCCACATCCATGCATCTTTTAACAACACCATCGTGACCATTACCGACCGTCAAGGTAACGCTCTTTCCTGGGCTACCTCCGGTGGTTCGGGTTTCCGCGGTTCCCGCAAGTCCACCCCGTTCGCCGCTCAAGTTGCTGCTGAACGTGCTGGTCAAGCTGCGCTGGAATACGGCCTGAAAAACCTCGACGTCAACGTCAAGGGTCCAGGTCCAGGTCGTGAATCCGCAGTTCGTGCATTGAACGGCTGTGGCTACAAGATCGCCAGCATCACCGACGTGACGCCAATCCCGCACAACGGGTGCCGTCCGCCGAAGAAGCGCCGCGTGTAA